From Deinococcus aerophilus, a single genomic window includes:
- a CDS encoding DUF1517 domain-containing protein — translation MRRSSPVGFRALRPWLRGVLPVLAALLLAVGSLTLSGAALAQSGGGFGGSSSGGSSGGGSFGGSSGGGYSGGGYSGGGYSGGGYGPIIINGGGGYGYSSGGGGAGLMGLIVFGVLIFMVVGHMRRSIGAGGARSLGGGLGTLSGTAQAVSVQLLLAEGDEVKRALQRVAESGDPDTNTGLARMLQEAALVVLRHPERWVYGNVERAQGAPNAADSQVGAWATEARAAFTEQTTSNYQNRDPNSGFVHRDDYRHKGDAGDMYLAVTIAVAAHTLGNLPPAAVTTAAEARAALGTISSVNASDLIRAEVVWSPDMPGEFLSEDEAIMKYPNLTKL, via the coding sequence ATGCGGCGTTCTTCCCCTGTTGGCTTCCGCGCACTCCGCCCGTGGCTGCGCGGCGTGTTGCCCGTCCTGGCCGCCCTGCTGCTCGCTGTGGGCAGCCTGACCCTGTCCGGCGCAGCGCTGGCCCAGTCCGGCGGGGGCTTTGGCGGCAGCAGTTCCGGCGGAAGCAGCGGGGGCGGCAGCTTCGGGGGCAGTTCGGGCGGCGGGTACTCCGGGGGCGGGTATTCGGGAGGCGGGTATTCCGGTGGCGGCTACGGGCCAATCATCATCAACGGTGGGGGCGGGTACGGGTACAGCTCGGGCGGAGGGGGCGCGGGACTGATGGGGCTGATCGTCTTTGGCGTGCTGATCTTCATGGTGGTGGGCCACATGCGCCGCAGCATCGGCGCGGGCGGAGCGCGCAGCCTGGGCGGCGGCCTGGGCACCCTGAGCGGCACGGCCCAGGCCGTCAGCGTGCAACTGCTGCTGGCCGAGGGTGACGAGGTCAAGCGGGCGCTGCAGCGGGTGGCCGAGTCCGGCGATCCCGACACCAACACCGGGCTGGCCCGCATGCTTCAGGAAGCGGCGCTGGTGGTTCTGCGCCATCCTGAACGCTGGGTCTATGGCAACGTCGAGCGTGCCCAGGGTGCCCCCAATGCCGCCGACAGCCAGGTGGGGGCCTGGGCCACCGAGGCCAGGGCGGCCTTCACCGAGCAGACCACCAGCAATTACCAGAACCGCGACCCCAACAGCGGCTTTGTTCATAGGGACGATTACCGGCACAAGGGAGACGCCGGGGACATGTACCTCGCCGTGACCATCGCGGTGGCGGCCCACACCCTGGGGAACCTGCCGCCCGCCGCGGTGACCACCGCCGCCGAGGCCCGGGCGGCCCTGGGCACCATCAGCAGCGTCAACGCCTCGGACCTGATCCGCGCCGAGGTCGTGTGGAGCCCCGACATGCCGGGTGAATTCCTGAGCGAGGACGAGGCGATCATGAAATACCCCAATCTGACCAAGTTGTAG
- a CDS encoding HNH endonuclease: MARRLPESPWPPPAPVTPVCALCGRAVPQLTEHHLIPRSQGRRRGVRVTELPTTLLCPPCHKFLHRTFSNAELAQDYPTVEVLLDHPDVQRYVAWIRKQPASRGVRVR, encoded by the coding sequence ATGGCCCGCCGCCTGCCCGAGTCCCCCTGGCCCCCGCCTGCGCCGGTCACGCCGGTCTGTGCGCTGTGCGGACGGGCCGTGCCGCAGCTCACCGAACACCACCTGATTCCGCGGTCCCAGGGACGTCGGCGCGGCGTGCGGGTGACCGAACTCCCCACCACGCTCCTGTGTCCGCCGTGCCACAAGTTTCTGCACCGGACCTTTTCCAACGCGGAGCTCGCGCAGGATTACCCCACGGTGGAGGTCCTGCTGGACCATCCCGACGTGCAGCGCTACGTGGCCTGGATCAGAAAGCAGCCGGCCAGCAGGGGCGTGCGGGTGCGCTGA
- a CDS encoding c-type cytochrome, which produces MQRTVRLSVWLAVPFALFVPTLSALAQSALGGGGAPSGGNPLALSYRTPDPARGQQVSQSCQGCHGPGLVSRDPEVPSLAGQHFSYVQFQLAVYRAKLRPGPVMQQVAGKLSDQDIADIAAYAETLQPGPAWKTESAALRVRGAALFHVGDGPRNIIACAICHGDDGRGNNRLGVASITNLAPEYALEVLHEFKNTPEFGVPHPNAMRIALQPLTEDDLKAVAAYISSMGQ; this is translated from the coding sequence ATGCAGCGCACCGTCCGACTGTCCGTGTGGCTTGCCGTTCCGTTCGCCCTCTTTGTTCCCACCCTTTCGGCGCTGGCGCAGTCTGCCCTGGGTGGGGGCGGCGCACCTTCCGGCGGGAATCCACTGGCCCTGAGCTACAGGACGCCGGATCCGGCCCGGGGACAGCAGGTCTCGCAAAGCTGTCAGGGTTGTCATGGACCGGGGCTGGTGAGCCGCGACCCGGAAGTTCCCTCGCTGGCCGGACAGCATTTCAGCTACGTGCAGTTTCAGCTGGCCGTCTACCGTGCCAAGCTGCGGCCCGGCCCCGTGATGCAGCAGGTCGCGGGAAAACTCTCGGATCAGGACATCGCAGACATCGCTGCCTACGCCGAGACCTTGCAACCCGGCCCGGCCTGGAAGACCGAGAGCGCTGCGCTGCGGGTCAGGGGAGCGGCCCTGTTCCACGTGGGTGATGGACCACGCAACATCATCGCCTGCGCCATCTGCCACGGAGACGATGGCCGCGGTAACAACCGGCTGGGCGTGGCGAGCATTACCAACCTCGCACCCGAATACGCCCTGGAAGTGCTGCACGAATTCAAGAACACCCCTGAGTTCGGAGTGCCGCATCCCAATGCCATGCGCATCGCCCTGCAACCCCTGACCGAGGACGACCTCAAGGCAGTGGCCGCCTACATCAGCAGCATGGGCCAGTAG
- a CDS encoding phosphatase PAP2 family protein: MESFWLAVTALGRDEVFIVVLALYTWLWNPGGGRRLGVVFALSYLVNSALKYGLNLGRPFTADPGLASEAARATAGGPGLPSGHAQMAATLWGGIAAQLRRPALWLVAGVIVALIAASRLALHVHYPSDVMVGLLLGVAFAVLAGRVAFAGTGTLRWAVPLGALVVAAFLPAGTPREYGAGLGLFAGFLFVRPDFLPPRDVAGRVIVGVLGLAVVFAVFFALGALPSAVKDLGLVRALRYAVLVLVAVEGVPLLLRRWLPRHAAAPERRAAEAVS; this comes from the coding sequence ATGGAATCTTTCTGGCTGGCGGTGACGGCCCTGGGGCGGGACGAGGTGTTCATCGTGGTGCTTGCGCTGTACACCTGGCTGTGGAATCCGGGGGGTGGGCGCCGCCTGGGTGTGGTGTTCGCGCTGAGCTATCTGGTGAACAGCGCCCTGAAATACGGATTGAATCTGGGCCGTCCGTTCACTGCCGATCCCGGCCTGGCCTCCGAGGCGGCGCGGGCGACGGCGGGCGGGCCGGGTCTGCCCAGCGGCCACGCCCAGATGGCGGCCACCCTGTGGGGGGGCATTGCCGCGCAGCTGCGGCGGCCGGCGCTGTGGCTGGTTGCGGGCGTGATCGTGGCCCTGATCGCGGCCTCGCGGCTGGCGCTGCACGTTCACTATCCCTCCGATGTGATGGTGGGGCTGCTGCTGGGCGTGGCCTTCGCCGTACTTGCGGGCCGGGTGGCCTTTGCCGGGACCGGTACGCTGCGCTGGGCCGTGCCGCTGGGAGCGCTGGTGGTGGCGGCGTTCCTGCCCGCCGGAACGCCGCGCGAATACGGCGCCGGCCTGGGCCTGTTCGCGGGCTTCTTGTTTGTCCGCCCAGATTTTCTGCCGCCGCGTGATGTGGCGGGCCGCGTGATCGTGGGGGTGCTGGGGCTGGCGGTGGTGTTTGCGGTGTTCTTTGCGCTGGGAGCGCTGCCCAGCGCCGTCAAGGACCTGGGGCTGGTCCGGGCGCTTCGCTACGCCGTGCTGGTGCTGGTGGCGGTGGAGGGCGTGCCGTTGCTGCTGCGCCGCTGGCTGCCCCGCCACGCCGCAGCCCCGGAGCGCCGGGCCGCCGAGGCCGTTTCCTGA
- a CDS encoding ABC transporter ATP-binding protein — MTASTGPTATPDVLQEVRHNSEYALELRGITKRFPLVLANDDISMQVRWGSVHALCGENGAGKSTLMKIVYGIQPPTSGEIVVDGETVNFNDPADAIRRGIGMVFQHFMLVETLTVTENVILGAEPTSGTSIDYGTARKRVAELIKQFNFAINPDALVGDLPVGLQQKVEILKTLYRGARILILDEPTAVLTPSETDELFEFLVGQYAASGNAVVFISHKLHEVLQISDRISVIRDGRMIGTIPAEGATTETLAQMMVGREVTLKVDKNEAKPGEVALDLKNVTVKGEHRNAVDGVSFQVRAGEIVGIAGVEGNGQSELVEAITGLMPYGGAITYLGRQARGVKEVEASGLSHIPEDRNERGLVLEMTTAENYILGEQDRAPFAGRFGFLKLDKIQQNARELSEKYDVRPRSASLRAGQYSGGNAQKLIVAREMRKGPKILVASQPTRGVDIGAIEFIHARIVEARDQGLAVLLISADLGEVMNLADRILVMYEGKVVGEVPAAQATETQLGLLMTGSSEHAAPSGGRSGEISTTRERGERGDF; from the coding sequence ATGACCGCTTCAACGGGCCCCACGGCCACCCCCGACGTGCTGCAAGAGGTGCGGCACAACTCTGAATATGCGCTGGAACTGCGCGGAATCACCAAGCGTTTTCCGCTGGTGCTCGCCAACGACGACATTTCCATGCAGGTCCGCTGGGGCAGTGTTCACGCCCTGTGCGGAGAGAACGGGGCCGGCAAGAGCACTCTGATGAAGATCGTATACGGCATCCAGCCGCCGACGAGCGGTGAGATCGTGGTGGACGGCGAGACCGTGAACTTCAATGATCCCGCCGACGCCATTCGCCGCGGCATCGGCATGGTGTTTCAGCACTTCATGCTCGTCGAAACGCTGACCGTTACCGAGAACGTCATCCTGGGCGCGGAACCCACTTCGGGAACGTCCATCGACTACGGAACGGCGCGCAAGCGGGTGGCCGAACTCATCAAGCAGTTCAACTTCGCCATCAACCCCGACGCGCTCGTCGGCGACCTGCCCGTGGGCTTGCAGCAGAAGGTCGAGATCCTCAAGACGCTGTACCGGGGGGCCCGCATCCTGATTCTCGACGAGCCGACGGCGGTGCTGACCCCCAGCGAGACCGACGAACTGTTCGAGTTCCTGGTGGGCCAGTACGCCGCGAGCGGCAACGCGGTGGTCTTTATCTCCCACAAATTGCACGAGGTCCTGCAGATCAGTGACCGCATCAGCGTGATCCGCGACGGCCGCATGATCGGCACCATTCCCGCCGAGGGCGCGACCACCGAGACGCTCGCTCAGATGATGGTGGGCCGCGAGGTCACGCTGAAGGTGGACAAGAATGAAGCGAAACCCGGCGAGGTTGCGCTGGACCTGAAGAATGTGACCGTGAAGGGCGAACACCGCAACGCGGTGGACGGCGTGAGCTTTCAGGTGCGGGCCGGGGAAATCGTGGGCATTGCGGGTGTGGAAGGCAACGGCCAGAGCGAACTGGTCGAGGCCATTACCGGCCTGATGCCCTACGGCGGCGCCATCACTTACCTGGGGCGGCAGGCGCGCGGGGTCAAGGAGGTGGAGGCCTCGGGGCTGTCACATATTCCCGAGGACCGCAACGAACGCGGACTGGTGCTGGAGATGACCACCGCCGAGAACTACATTCTCGGGGAGCAGGACCGCGCCCCCTTTGCCGGACGCTTCGGATTTCTGAAGCTCGATAAGATTCAACAAAACGCCCGCGAACTGAGCGAGAAATACGATGTGCGCCCCCGCAGCGCCAGCCTGCGGGCCGGACAGTACAGCGGCGGCAATGCCCAGAAACTGATCGTGGCGCGCGAGATGCGCAAGGGCCCCAAGATTCTGGTCGCCAGCCAGCCCACCCGTGGAGTGGACATCGGAGCCATCGAGTTCATTCACGCCCGCATCGTCGAGGCCCGCGACCAGGGACTGGCCGTGCTGCTGATCAGCGCCGATCTGGGCGAGGTCATGAATCTGGCCGACCGCATTCTGGTGATGTACGAGGGCAAGGTGGTGGGCGAGGTGCCCGCGGCCCAGGCCACCGAGACCCAGCTGGGTCTGCTGATGACCGGCAGCAGCGAGCATGCCGCGCCGTCGGGTGGGCGCAGCGGAGAGATCAGCACCACGCGGGAACGGGGCGAGCGCGGCGACTTCTGA
- a CDS encoding EamA family transporter, translating into MRPFSLPPIPALLLSMLSIQGGAAFAKTLFPTLGPLGTTGLRVGLAAALLALVFRPNLRLLTREDWRAVLPYGAALGLMNLTFYLSLTHLPLGLAVTLEFVGPLLLALFSSRRAVDFAWVALAALGIALIAPLTGGGAALDPLGVVLALTAGGFWAGYILAGGAVGQRLPGTTGVVAGMLVAAVICVPFGVAQAGVGLLAPGALLGGLGVAALSSALPYTLEMRALRAIPARVFGVMMSLEPALAALSGLLFLSERLSVRQWLALLCVIAASAGISLTSARRARRPVVAEALK; encoded by the coding sequence ATGCGCCCCTTCTCCCTTCCTCCGATTCCGGCGCTGCTGCTGTCCATGCTGAGCATTCAGGGAGGGGCGGCCTTTGCCAAGACGCTGTTTCCCACGCTGGGACCGCTGGGAACGACCGGGCTGCGGGTGGGGCTGGCCGCCGCGCTGCTGGCCCTGGTGTTCCGGCCCAACCTGCGCCTGCTGACCCGTGAAGACTGGCGGGCGGTGCTGCCGTACGGGGCGGCGCTGGGCCTGATGAACCTGACCTTCTACCTGTCGCTGACGCACCTGCCGCTGGGCCTCGCGGTCACGCTGGAATTTGTGGGACCGTTGTTGCTGGCGCTGTTCTCGTCGCGCCGGGCGGTGGATTTCGCGTGGGTGGCGCTCGCGGCGCTGGGCATCGCGCTGATCGCTCCGCTGACCGGGGGCGGGGCCGCGCTCGATCCGCTGGGGGTCGTCCTGGCCCTCACGGCGGGCGGCTTCTGGGCGGGGTACATCCTGGCCGGGGGCGCGGTGGGCCAGCGGCTGCCCGGGACCACCGGCGTGGTCGCCGGCATGCTGGTCGCCGCCGTGATCTGCGTGCCGTTCGGGGTCGCGCAGGCAGGAGTGGGGCTGCTCGCGCCCGGAGCCCTGCTGGGCGGGCTGGGCGTGGCCGCGCTGTCCAGCGCCCTGCCGTACACGCTGGAAATGCGCGCCCTGCGGGCCATTCCCGCCCGCGTCTTTGGGGTGATGATGAGCCTGGAACCCGCGCTGGCGGCCCTCAGCGGCCTGCTGTTCCTGTCCGAGCGGCTGTCGGTGCGGCAGTGGCTCGCGCTGCTGTGTGTGATTGCGGCCAGCGCGGGCATCAGCCTGACGAGCGCCCGGCGGGCCCGGCGGCCTGTCGTGGCCGAGGCGCTGAAGTAG
- a CDS encoding peroxiredoxin codes for MALLPGNTVPTFSAVMDSGQPYMPRAGRWQVVFFFPKAATTHCQLQARRYQALYAEFQALGVDVVGVNSDPRRALMKFRDVCRLDYPLLLDEQRRLSQQFGVQDEQWPDEPVRRVRRETFLVDPDGVVRHHWTAVEPGNDAQIVLDEARRLLS; via the coding sequence ATGGCTCTTCTTCCCGGCAACACCGTGCCGACCTTTTCCGCCGTCATGGACAGCGGTCAGCCGTACATGCCACGCGCCGGAAGGTGGCAGGTCGTGTTCTTCTTTCCCAAGGCCGCCACCACCCACTGCCAGTTGCAGGCACGGCGGTATCAGGCGCTGTATGCGGAATTTCAGGCGCTGGGGGTGGACGTGGTAGGGGTCAACAGCGACCCGCGCCGCGCCCTGATGAAGTTCCGCGACGTGTGCCGGCTCGACTATCCCCTGCTGCTTGACGAACAGCGCCGGCTGAGCCAGCAGTTTGGCGTGCAGGACGAACAGTGGCCCGACGAGCCGGTGCGCCGGGTGCGCCGCGAGACCTTTCTGGTGGACCCGGACGGCGTGGTCCGGCATCACTGGACCGCCGTGGAACCCGGCAACGACGCCCAGATTGTGCTCGACGAGGCCCGGCGCCTGCTGTCCTGA
- a CDS encoding glycosyltransferase family 1 protein: MNVIGKVTVLPQLPPSIARLSELAYNLYWSWTPHAQMLYQDLDPVIWERFQRNPVRTLLEVSQARLDALAADSGYLARYKAVMADFDAYMGKKATWASRNAAGMAPVAYFSMEYGFHESLPIYSGGLGVLAGDHCKSASDLGLPFTAVGMLFHQGYFRQLFDRDGWQNEAYDEMDLTTLPITPARTASGQEARVAVRIAGRDVSVRVWNLNIGRIRVLLLDTNVPENSEEDRKLTARLYGGNQDLRVQQYVLLGVAGIRALRALDIPASVYHMNEGHAALLGLERVREYVEAGLDFRTALETVASSTLFTTHTPVAAGNDAFTYDLMDRYIGEWPGRLATSRDELYGLARHDQNWDGQTVPAFSMTVFALRMSRAANGVSELHGEVSRDMWKFLYPGAEAEEVPIGHVTNGAHNLTFTSQAMRDLLSTVLPKDWTERLEDEKMWTAVEKLTDQQLSGVQLDMKCEMITFIRARMREQMLRNGASAADVAATDTLMSENALTIGFARRFATYKRATLLFRDRERLSRIVNDPERPVQFVFAGKAHPADNPGKAFIQEIYKMSQEPEFRGKIVILENYDMNVARHLVQGVDIWLNNPRRPLEASGTSGMKASFNGSPNFSVLDGWWREGYDSTNGWPIGEEREYADLNVQDDADAYSLYHTLESEIVPRYYGHATGDASWAHSVRRAIQTVSPRFSMQRQVIDYVQQYYLPIGERGQQVAADDSARARAIAGWKTWVRQQWPHTHLTAHADLPATCNPGQTAPVVAQVNPAGIGLDELRVEAVLNRGGHLTRVPLKNQGDGTFSADVPLKESGLYSVGVRMIPEIGGLSNELEVGLIKWATAR, encoded by the coding sequence ATGAACGTTATCGGCAAAGTCACGGTGCTGCCCCAGCTGCCGCCGTCTATCGCGCGGCTCTCGGAGCTGGCCTACAACCTGTACTGGTCCTGGACCCCCCACGCACAGATGCTGTATCAGGATCTGGATCCGGTCATTTGGGAGCGCTTCCAGCGTAACCCGGTCCGCACGCTGCTGGAGGTTTCGCAGGCACGGCTGGACGCGCTGGCCGCCGATTCCGGGTACCTGGCGCGCTACAAGGCGGTCATGGCCGACTTCGATGCCTACATGGGCAAGAAGGCGACCTGGGCCAGCCGCAACGCGGCCGGGATGGCTCCGGTGGCCTACTTCAGCATGGAATACGGCTTTCACGAATCGCTGCCCATCTACAGCGGCGGCCTGGGCGTGCTGGCAGGCGACCACTGCAAGAGTGCCTCGGATCTGGGCCTGCCCTTCACGGCGGTGGGCATGCTGTTCCACCAGGGCTACTTCCGGCAGCTGTTCGACCGGGACGGCTGGCAGAACGAGGCCTACGACGAGATGGACCTGACCACCCTGCCCATTACCCCGGCGCGCACCGCCAGCGGTCAGGAAGCGCGGGTCGCGGTGCGCATCGCCGGGCGCGACGTGTCGGTGCGGGTGTGGAACCTGAACATCGGGCGCATCCGGGTGCTGCTGCTGGACACCAACGTGCCCGAGAACAGCGAGGAGGACCGCAAGCTGACCGCCCGGCTCTACGGCGGCAACCAGGACCTGCGCGTGCAGCAATACGTGCTTCTGGGGGTCGCGGGCATCCGCGCGCTGCGGGCGCTGGATATTCCGGCGTCCGTGTACCACATGAACGAGGGCCACGCCGCCCTGCTGGGTCTGGAGCGTGTCCGCGAGTACGTGGAGGCGGGGCTGGACTTCCGCACCGCGCTGGAAACGGTCGCGAGCTCCACGCTGTTCACCACCCACACCCCGGTCGCGGCGGGCAACGACGCCTTTACCTATGACCTGATGGACCGCTACATCGGCGAGTGGCCCGGTCGCCTGGCAACCTCGCGCGACGAGCTGTACGGTCTGGCCCGCCACGACCAGAACTGGGACGGCCAGACGGTGCCGGCCTTTTCCATGACCGTGTTCGCCCTGCGCATGAGCCGCGCGGCCAACGGCGTGTCTGAGCTGCACGGCGAGGTCAGCCGCGACATGTGGAAGTTCCTGTATCCCGGTGCGGAGGCCGAGGAGGTGCCCATCGGGCACGTCACCAACGGCGCACACAACCTGACCTTTACCAGTCAGGCCATGCGCGACCTGCTCTCGACCGTGCTGCCCAAGGACTGGACCGAGCGGCTGGAAGACGAAAAGATGTGGACGGCGGTGGAGAAGCTCACCGATCAGCAGCTGAGCGGCGTGCAGCTGGACATGAAGTGCGAGATGATCACCTTCATCCGTGCCCGTATGCGCGAGCAGATGCTGCGCAACGGAGCGAGCGCCGCCGACGTGGCCGCTACGGACACGCTGATGAGCGAGAACGCCCTGACCATCGGGTTCGCGCGGCGTTTTGCGACCTACAAGCGCGCCACGCTGCTGTTCCGTGACCGCGAGCGCCTGAGCCGCATCGTCAACGACCCGGAGCGCCCGGTGCAGTTCGTCTTTGCGGGCAAGGCCCACCCGGCCGACAACCCCGGCAAGGCCTTTATCCAGGAAATCTATAAGATGTCGCAGGAACCCGAGTTCCGCGGCAAGATCGTGATTCTGGAAAACTACGACATGAACGTGGCCCGTCATCTGGTGCAGGGTGTGGACATCTGGCTGAACAACCCGCGCCGCCCGCTGGAGGCTTCCGGCACCAGCGGCATGAAGGCGTCGTTCAACGGCAGCCCCAACTTCAGTGTGCTGGACGGCTGGTGGCGCGAGGGCTACGACAGCACCAACGGCTGGCCCATCGGGGAGGAGCGCGAGTACGCCGACCTGAACGTGCAGGACGACGCCGACGCCTACAGCCTGTACCACACGCTGGAAAGCGAGATCGTTCCGCGTTACTACGGCCACGCGACCGGCGACGCGTCCTGGGCGCACTCGGTCCGGCGTGCCATCCAGACCGTCAGCCCGCGCTTTTCCATGCAGCGGCAGGTCATCGACTATGTGCAGCAGTACTACCTGCCCATCGGCGAGCGTGGCCAGCAAGTCGCCGCCGACGACAGCGCCCGCGCCCGCGCCATCGCCGGCTGGAAAACCTGGGTGCGCCAGCAGTGGCCCCACACCCACCTCACGGCCCACGCCGATCTGCCCGCCACCTGCAACCCCGGTCAGACGGCTCCGGTCGTCGCCCAGGTCAACCCGGCCGGCATCGGCCTGGATGAACTGCGGGTGGAGGCGGTCCTGAACCGCGGCGGCCACCTGACCCGCGTGCCCCTCAAGAACCAGGGCGACGGCACCTTCAGCGCCGACGTGCCGCTCAAGGAAAGCGGTCTGTACTCGGTGGGCGTGCGCATGATTCCCGAAATCGGTGGCCTGAGCAATGAGCTGGAAGTCGGCCTGATCAAGTGGGCCACGGCCCGGTAA
- the secD gene encoding protein translocase subunit SecD, whose amino-acid sequence MTYGNNRKNKGGNDRRPPPPRRKAAPSAGRSSPWVPVLLLLTLLASLAYIWRPWEHPNSLGSLWNDKFQFITLGLDLKGGLRIELAPESGTATKDELDRVKTVIENRVNALGVAEPTVTVAGGKRVVVEIPGATPAVQQRAREIIQRTAKLEFRIVQDGAQPDPALRTSKPGSGGYTLAQLGPVLATGETVESATSGTNPQTGQWVVNFQTTDTGAQTFGDFTGKNVGKLMAVVLDDQIQSVATINQRLFRDIQISGSFTPEEANQLALVLKSGALPIKIKTEAEQAIGPTLGADAIRSGAIAALVGIGLVFVMLFAYYGLWFGLVGALGLLFSSILILGMLSGFGATLTLPGIAGLVLTIGAAVDGNVISFERIKEELYRGKGIRNSIEAGYKHSTAAILDVNASHLLAAIALYNYSTGPVKGFAVTLMIGVIAATFSNLVFAKWFIGWLAQRRPNMSAPQWIKNTRIDFIKAAPYITTASVLLAIVGGSILATKGLNFGVDFTSGTTVTLRTDASTNTEQVRAAAAAAGVSKVNAQSAAIQRDINPALSGAQYSVKVPELTAAETQTLGTALAKLPGGVIQATETVGPTVGRELTQKTIYAVLLGLGLILVYVGFRFDFVMGLGSIVAVLHDVAIVMGLYSLLGLEFGIASVAALLTLIGYSLNDSIIVSDRIRENIREMRGKGFREIVNTSINQTLSRTIMTSVSTMLPLASLLVFGGPVLRDFSLVLLIGIIIGTYSSVYIVAPLVVYVEEWNKKRHSGGKAAKA is encoded by the coding sequence GTGACCTACGGCAACAACCGCAAAAACAAGGGTGGCAACGACCGCCGCCCGCCACCGCCCCGGCGCAAGGCCGCACCCAGCGCCGGCCGCTCCAGCCCCTGGGTTCCCGTCCTGCTGCTGCTCACGCTGCTCGCCAGCCTGGCCTACATCTGGCGCCCCTGGGAACACCCCAACAGCCTGGGCAGCCTGTGGAACGACAAGTTCCAGTTCATTACCCTGGGCCTGGACCTCAAGGGCGGCCTGCGCATCGAACTGGCCCCCGAGTCCGGTACCGCCACCAAGGACGAGCTGGACCGCGTCAAAACCGTCATCGAGAACCGCGTCAATGCCCTGGGTGTGGCCGAGCCCACCGTGACGGTGGCGGGCGGCAAGCGCGTGGTCGTCGAGATTCCCGGCGCCACGCCCGCCGTGCAGCAGCGGGCACGCGAGATCATCCAGCGCACCGCCAAGCTGGAATTCCGCATCGTGCAGGACGGCGCGCAGCCCGATCCCGCGTTGCGAACGAGCAAGCCCGGCTCCGGCGGGTACACCCTTGCCCAGCTGGGACCGGTCCTCGCCACCGGCGAAACGGTGGAAAGCGCCACCTCGGGCACCAATCCCCAGACCGGGCAGTGGGTCGTCAATTTCCAGACCACCGACACGGGCGCACAGACCTTCGGCGACTTCACCGGCAAGAACGTGGGCAAGCTGATGGCCGTGGTGCTCGATGACCAGATCCAGAGCGTGGCGACCATCAACCAGCGCCTGTTCCGCGACATTCAGATCAGCGGCAGCTTTACCCCCGAGGAAGCCAACCAGCTGGCCCTGGTCCTCAAGTCCGGCGCGCTGCCCATCAAGATCAAGACCGAGGCCGAGCAGGCCATCGGGCCGACGCTGGGCGCAGACGCCATCCGCAGCGGCGCGATTGCCGCGCTGGTGGGCATCGGCCTGGTCTTCGTAATGCTCTTCGCGTACTACGGCCTGTGGTTCGGGCTGGTCGGCGCGCTGGGACTGCTGTTTTCCAGCATCCTGATCCTGGGCATGCTCTCGGGCTTCGGGGCCACGCTGACGCTGCCGGGCATCGCCGGTCTGGTTCTGACCATCGGGGCCGCCGTGGACGGCAACGTGATCTCCTTCGAGCGCATCAAGGAGGAGCTGTACCGAGGCAAGGGCATCCGGAACTCCATCGAGGCCGGCTACAAGCACTCCACCGCCGCGATTCTGGACGTCAACGCCTCGCACCTGCTCGCGGCCATCGCCCTGTACAACTACTCCACCGGGCCGGTCAAGGGCTTTGCAGTCACGCTGATGATCGGTGTGATCGCCGCCACCTTCTCCAATCTGGTGTTCGCCAAGTGGTTCATCGGCTGGCTGGCCCAGCGCCGCCCGAACATGAGCGCGCCGCAGTGGATCAAGAACACCCGCATCGACTTCATCAAGGCCGCGCCGTACATCACCACGGCCAGCGTGCTGCTCGCCATCGTGGGCGGCAGCATCCTGGCCACCAAGGGCCTGAACTTCGGGGTGGACTTCACGAGCGGCACCACCGTGACCCTGCGGACCGACGCCAGCACCAACACCGAGCAGGTCCGCGCGGCGGCCGCGGCGGCCGGCGTGTCCAAGGTGAATGCCCAGAGCGCAGCCATCCAGCGCGACATCAACCCCGCCCTGAGCGGCGCGCAGTACAGCGTCAAGGTGCCGGAACTGACCGCCGCCGAGACGCAGACGCTGGGTACCGCCCTGGCCAAGCTGCCCGGCGGCGTGATCCAGGCCACCGAGACGGTGGGCCCCACCGTGGGCCGGGAGCTGACCCAGAAGACCATCTACGCCGTGCTGCTGGGCCTGGGCCTGATTCTGGTGTATGTGGGCTTCCGCTTCGACTTCGTCATGGGCCTGGGCAGCATCGTGGCCGTGCTGCACGACGTGGCCATCGTGATGGGGCTGTATTCCCTGCTGGGTCTGGAGTTCGGCATTGCCAGCGTGGCCGCGCTGCTCACCCTGATCGGCTACTCGCTCAACGATTCGATCATCGTCTCTGACCGCATCCGGGAAAACATCCGCGAGATGCGCGGCAAGGGCTTCCGCGAGATCGTCAACACCAGCATCAACCAGACCCTCTCGCGCACCATCATGACCTCGGTGTCCACCATGCTGCCGCTGGCCAGCCTGCTGGTCTTCGGCGGTCCGGTGCTGCGCGACTTCAGCCTGGTCCTGCTGATCGGCATCATCATCGGCACCTACAGCAGCGTCTACATCGTGGCGCCGCTGGTCGTGTACGTCGAGGAATGGAACAAGAAGCGCCACTCCGGGGGCAAGGCCGCCAAGGCCTGA